Proteins co-encoded in one Mastacembelus armatus chromosome 24, fMasArm1.2, whole genome shotgun sequence genomic window:
- the tmem244 gene encoding putative transmembrane protein 244, producing the protein MLLDYCCRCCGFTLIKRHGPLSLKTTPSDSWVVLQNLLMCMVCFYSLYYIVVSLCIGLLSVHEINSLLAPFDYTTQPSWQNPKYLVGVISTEVTYVLGGLVFAWIVEEWVWDYAITVTLLHVAMTVAVMSDFPSAEHWWIALGLGLVMMIFGGQLLAYKLFRSNFVYPAELQNF; encoded by the exons ATGTTGTTGGACTACTGCTGTCGTTGTTGTGGATTCACACTCATAAAACGACATGGACCCCTCTCTCTCAAGACTACACCCAGTGATTCCTGG GTTGTCCTGCAGAATCTGTTAATGTGCATGGTGTGCTTCTACTCGCTCTACTACATCGTGGTCAGTCTTTGCATTGGACTGCTCAG CGTTCATGAGATCAACAGCTTGTTGGCACCATTTGACTACACAACACAACCATCATGGCAAAATCCCAAATATCTGG TTGGTGTAATTTCCACAGAAGTGACCTATGTTTTGGGAGGGCTGGTGTTCGCCTGGATAGTGGAGGAGTGGGTTTGGGATTACGCAATAACTGTCACACTGCTGCATGTTGCGATGACTGTAGCAG tgaTGTCAGACTTCCCTTCAGCTGAGCATTGGTGGATAGCTCTGG GTTTAGGCCTGGTGATGATGATATTTGGAGGACAGCTCCTGGCCTATAAACTCTTCAGAAGCAACTTTGTCTATCCAGCTGAACTGCAGAACTTCTAA
- the fkbp6 gene encoding inactive peptidyl-prolyl cis-trans isomerase FKBP6, which translates to MSGNGFISSIRRLINAEEAGRMTSPSPFELLSQQMDDVLGDGGVLKQVVQPGEGPPVPQNASVLIRYSGFLEYSDHPFETNANIKYPQMMKLGRDVTLAGLELGLLTMKKGEFSRFLFQPQYAYGEMGCPPIIPAAAMVLYEVQILDFLDSGQVDDFVTLSLVGRAMHLSSIYFCHFCCLTIFFLLLLSQEEQHTAPLSTLLEVVNTLRSFGNRCFNQSRHDNAKDRYKQAVKLLQSRETHSDAEKQKITTALLPLYLNLSLNELRLQSPRKALKYGNKALEIDSANTKALFRCGQAYLELQEYESAQGCLITAQENKPYDTDINNLLRKVAICLKDSLDKQKDMCTKMFQGLRGPMKM; encoded by the exons ATGTCAGGAAACGGATTCATATCGAGTATCCGGAGGTTAATAAACGCGGAGGAGGCGGGTAGGATGACGAGTCCG AGTCCGTTTGAACTGCTCAGCCAGCAGATGGATGATGTCCTGGGAGATGGTGGGGTCCTGAAACAGGTGGTGCAGCCTGGAGAAGGCCCACCTGTTCCCCAAAATGCCTCAGTACTGa TCCGTTACTCTGGTTTCCTGGAATATTCTGACCACCCCTTTGAAACCAACGCGAACATCAAATACCCCCAGATGATGAAGTTAGGGAGAG ATGTGACACTGGCAGGACTGGAGTTGGGTCTTCTGACCATGAAGAAGGGAGAGTTCTCTCGTTTTCTTTTCCAGCCACAGTACGCATACGGAGAAATGGGTTGTCCTCCGATCATTCCTGCTGCCGCCATGGTTCTGTATGAGGTTCAAATCCTCGACTTCCTCGACTCGGGACAAGTGGATGACTTTGTCACACTGAGTCTGGTAGGTAGAGCCATGCA CTTATCCTCAatttatttctgtcacttttgCTGCCtcacaatattttttttgttgcttctCTCTCAGGAGGAGCAACACACTGCTCCTCTGTCTACACTTCTTGAAGTTGTCAACACACTGCGCAGCTTTGGCAATCGTTGCTTCAACCAGAGCCGCCATGACAATGCCAAAGATCGTTATAAACAG GCAGtaaagctgctgcagagccgagaaacacacagtgatgcagAAAAGCAAAAGATCACGACAGCTCTGCTTCCCCTCTATCTGAACCTTTCTCTCAACGAGCTCCGTCTGCAGAGCCCGCGCAAAGCCCTCAAATATGGCAACAAAGCCTTGGAGATAGACTCAGCCAACACAAAGGCTCTGTTTCGCTGCGGACAG GCATACCTGGAGCTGCAAGAGTACGAGAGCGCCCAGGGTTGCCTCATTACTGCTCAAGAAAATAAGCCATATGACACTGACATTAACAACCTTCTGAGGAAAGTGGCAAT atGCCTTAAAGACAGCttggacaaacagaaagacatgtGCACCAAGATGTTTCAAGGCTTGCGGGGCCCGATGAAGATGTAA